The DNA region TTGCAGTTCCTGCATCTGCCGCGTGGTGCGGATCTGCCGGACGAACGGCTTGTAGAGGATCGCGCGCAGGGTGAACACCAGGAACACCACCGAGAGCGCCCACGCGAAGAAGTTCGTCGGGCCCAGCACGAACGCGAAGAGCTTGTACCAGACCCACATGATCGCCGACACCGGGTAGTAGATGATGTCGAGGCTGAACCAATTAAACATGCAACTCGTTCCTGCCGTCGTCGGCGTGAAGGTCGGGCGACTGTCGCGGATGGGGATGTCGCTCGGGTATTGGATCCCATCCTCCCCGATGCCACGGACCGCATTTCGCGAGCCGGACCATGGCCAGCCAACCACCGCGGATCAACCCGAACTCGCTCAGGGCTTCGACGGCGTACTGGCTACAGGTGGGCATGAATCGACACGTCGGCAGCCGCAGTGGGGAGACCATGTGCCGGTAGAGCTGGATGACGAAGATGACCGCGCGCACTGGCGCGCTGCGAAGGTCGGCGAGCAGAGTCCTCATCGACGTGCATTCATCAATTTGTGCGATCGCCGCAGCCCGGAGAGCAGCTCCTGGCGCAGCCGCGCCGACGCCGCGTCGCGGCTGCCGGGCAGGGCGCGGATCACCACCCGATCGGCGGAATCCAACTCGTCGAGGAGAGAACGGGCCACATGCCGAAGCCGGCGGGCCACGCGGTGTCGCTGGACGGCGGAGCCGACGGACTTACC from Mycolicibacterium sp. MU0053 includes:
- the yidD gene encoding membrane protein insertion efficiency factor YidD, translating into MRTLLADLRSAPVRAVIFVIQLYRHMVSPLRLPTCRFMPTCSQYAVEALSEFGLIRGGWLAMVRLAKCGPWHRGGWDPIPERHPHPRQSPDLHADDGRNELHV
- the rnpA gene encoding ribonuclease P protein component, which codes for MLPAQHRMTRSTEFGATVKQGVRAAQPDLVVHVRRDPDGVAGPLIGLVVGKSVGSAVQRHRVARRLRHVARSLLDELDSADRVVIRALPGSRDAASARLRQELLSGLRRSHKLMNARR